From a region of the Hippopotamus amphibius kiboko isolate mHipAmp2 chromosome 3, mHipAmp2.hap2, whole genome shotgun sequence genome:
- the STBD1 gene encoding starch-binding domain-containing protein 1 — MGAVLSALLVGGGLAGALFVWLLRDTGKEGDAEQGKGAPPGEAAAPGGDQGGGGGLSPGPSRRELVTKPEHLQESNGCLVAETKGPGDLQEAAQRLQSPSGEGGNRDNSRAHVPSGQFPDTESLATSEAGNSRSYSDVSNNESLGSPVGEWGFQKGQETPAKAAPCLAEKLPSSNPLLDRVKEVSLAQLDSQVQADHEDCKVVSQHSSWGDVGLGGSLESPVLSSKQGKDYDRSTLVEARGQGVDVKPKRVAAVSSESRQVTVRFQVHYITSAGVQFLAVTGDHESLGRWNTYIPLQGSKDGLWSRPVSLPADTVVEWKFVVVENGEVTRWEECSNRCLETGHEDKVVHKWWGIH, encoded by the exons ATGGGCGCCGTCTTGTCAGCCCTGCTGGTCGGCGGGGGTCTGGCCGGAGCGCTCTTCGTTTGGCTGCTGCGGGACACGGGAAAGGAGGGGGATGCGGAGCAGGGGAAGGGCGCCCCTCCGGGGGAGGCTGCGGCCCCGGGAGGCGATCAAGGTGGCGGCGGCGGATTGAGCCCTGGACCTTCCAGGCGGGAGCTGGTCACCAAACCAG agcaTCTTCAAGAAAGCAATGGCTGTTTGGTTGCTGAGACCAAGGGCCCTGGTGACCTGCAGGAAGCAGCACAGAGACTGCAGAGTCCTTCCGGAGAAGGCGGTAACCGTGACAATTCAAGAGCGCATGTTCCTTCTGGACAGTTTCCAGACACAGAATCTCTAGCTACCTCTGAGGCTGGTAACTCTAGAAGTTACTCTGACGTTTCAAACAACGAAAGCCTTGGATCTCCTGTAGGAGAATGGGGTTTCCAAAAAGGCCAAGAGACACCTGCTAAAGCAGCTCCATGTTTGGCAGAGAAGTTGCCTTCTAGCAACCCGCTCCTGGACAGAGTGAAAGAAGTGAGCCTTGCACAGTTGGACAGTCAGGTCCAGGCTGACCATGAGGACTGCAAGGTGGTGTCCCAACACTCATCTTGGGGAGATGTTGGTTTGGGTGGCAGTCTTGAGTCTCCAGTGTTAAGCTCTAAGCAGGGAAAGGACTATGACAGAAGCACTCTTGTGGAAGCAAGAGGTCAGGGAGTGGATGTGAAACCAAAAAGGGTAGCAGCAGTATCTTCAGAGTCTCGTCAAGTTACTGTCAGGTTCCAGGTCCATTATATCACAAGCGCTGGGGTGCAATTCCTTGCAGTAACTGGAGACCACGAGAGTCTTGGGAGATGGAACACTTACATCCCACTCCAGGGTAGCAAGGATGGGCTCTGGTCTCGTCCTGTGTCCCTGCCAGCAGACACAGTGGTGGAATGGAAGTTTGTGGTGGTAGAGAATGGGGAAGTTACCCGTTGGGAAGAATGCAGCAATAGATGCTTAGAGACTGGCCATGAGGATAAAGTGGTTCACAAGTGGTGGGGGATTCACTGA